Proteins from one Besnoitia besnoiti strain Bb-Ger1 chromosome XIII, whole genome shotgun sequence genomic window:
- a CDS encoding hypothetical protein (encoded by transcript BESB_030170), which produces MVAEAPVALSSSPAEKRTVALKAWRAWRKDNKGALEEVLQNPAGYALYKAMKASAGGTVAETYQQWLQQNEHSKRWFAWRQACPGQLRDVLADPEGWHLFSTMKREKGQHVPETYEEWRDLPEHKVVASRRKWSSWRRAHPGPLVATLADPEGWALYRQVKVSDGKEVPEKYEEWAAHPTVRKQAAMEAWTQWRHEHPGQLAKVLADPDGWALYKAMVECADKRIEATYQEWMAKRDSAPTSWAVWSRAHRGPLNEVLKDPVGWAAFKAFNAKKGITLPQTYEEWVQLPEQQKGIASFRWSSWRKAHKGPLAEVLADPEGWTLYVAMLEKGGHARLPASYEEWLESYRAGKSPASSSAQWRQWRKAHEGPLEDVLRDPEGWKLYAAHMQRGGRRAFPADYATWVANQRAEAKWAEWRAAHTGPLHRELADPEGWELFRVRSSTGGNAALPATYAEWLKLPEQQPLLAAEVWSTWRQAHPGPLAEALQADLATGWALYQTMVRATGVEVPEAFATWLQDYGKYVKATWQSWRDKHRGPLRRVLADPLGWALYKAMVESSGASLQATFEEWADSKGPSGSGWINWRRQHKGPLHEVLRDVEGWNLYRENLLRKNASVVPQTYEDFLKQPEQQKAAATSKWSAWRRIHRGPLVTVLADSEGWELYVNMMEKAGHKISTSYAEWRSSAQIHRGRAAREWRAWRRLNKGPLATVLANPEGWMLYKAWTSGSNNRFSAETYEEWCLQKEKGREWREWRAKHPGQLRTVLADAEGWELFKKYNEARNRPVPASYSEWLEQPQQQQQMDKDAWLAWRENQAGNLAEVLADPEGWKLFRKMKEAAKEPIPASYAEWLKSENASVNGVYKA; this is translated from the coding sequence ATGGTGGCGGAGGCACCAGTTGCGCTGTCCTCGTCAcctgcagagaagaggactGTTGCCTTGAAGGCATGGAGGGCGTGGCGAAAGGACAATAAGGGCGCGTTGGAGGAGGTGCTGCAGAATCCGGCAGGCTATGCTCTCTACAAGGCTATGAAGGCCTCGGCTGGAGGCACCGTTGCGGAGACCTATCAGCAATGGCTGCAGCAGAACGAGCACTCGAAGCGTTGGTTTGCGTGGCGTCAAGCGTGCCCCGGTCAGCTGCGGGACGTCCTCGCTGATCCGGAGGGCTGGCATCTTTTTTCAACCATGAAACGCGAGAAAGGGCAGCATGTTCCCGAGACGTACGAGGAGTGGCGCGACTTGCCAGAACACAAGGTCGTGGCGAGTCGGCGTAAGTGGTCCTCCTGGCGTCGCGCGCACCCCGGGCCGTTGGTTGCGACGCTCGCCGATCCCGAGGGCTGGGCTCTGTACCGGCAGGTCAAAGTGTCGGACGGAAAAGAAGTCCCGGAGAAGTACGAAGAGTGGGCGGCGCACCCCACTGTCCGGAAGCAGGCAGCCATGGAGGCGTGGACGCAGTGGAGACACGAGCACCCTGGCCAACTCGCCAAGGTCCTCGCAGATCCCGACGGCTGGGCGTTGTACAAAGCCATGGTGGAGTGTGCGGACAAGCGCATCGAGGCGACTTACCAAGAGTGGATGGCGAAGCGCGATTCGGCGCCGACGTCCTGGGCCGTCTGGTCGCGAGCGCACCGCGGGCCGCTCAACGAAGTGTTGAAGGACCCGGTCGGCTGGGCGGCCTTCAAGGCCTTCAACGCCAAGAAGGGCATCACTCTGCCGCAGACTTACGAAGAGTGGGTTCAACTGCCTGAGCAGCAGAAGGGGATCGCCTCCTTCAGGTGGTCGTCCTGGCGCAAGGCGCACAAGGGGCCGTTGGCTGAGGTCCTCGCAGATCCAGAGGGCTGGACGCTGTACGTCGCGATGCTCGAGAAGGGCGGTCACGCCCGCCTCCCGGCTTCGTACGAGGAGTGGCTCGAGTCGTACCGCGCGGGCAAGAGCCCAGCGAGCAGCTCGGCGCAGTGGCGCCAGTGGCGCAAGGCTCACGAAGGTCCCCTCGAGGACGTCCTCAGGGATCCGGAGGGCTGGAAGCTGTACGCTGCGCACATGCAGCGTGGCGGACGTCGCGCGTTCCCGGCGGACTACGCGACCTGGGTCGCCAACCAGCGAGCCGAAGCCAAGTGGGCAGAgtggcgcgccgcccacacCGGCCCGCTGCACCGGGAGTTGGCGGATCCAGAGGGCTGGGAGCtcttccgcgtgcgcagctcgACGGGAGGCAACGCGGCTTTGCCGGCGACGTATGCGGAGTGGCTGAAGCTTCccgagcagcagccgctgctggctgCTGAGGTCTGGTCCACGTGGCGCCAGGCCCACCCGGGTCCGCTGGCTGAGGCGTTGCAGGCCGACCTGGCGACGGGCTGGGCGCTGTACCAAACCATGGTGCGCGCGACGGGTGTGGAGGTGCCCGAGGCTTTTGCGACCTGGCTGCAGGACTACGGCAAATATGTGAAGGCGACTTGGCAGTCGTGGCGCGACAAGCACCGCGGGCCGCTCCGACGCGTGCTGGCGGATCCGCTCGGCTGGGCGCTCTACAAGGCGATGGTGGAGagctccggcgcctcgctccagGCGACCTTCGAGGAGTGGGCGGACAGCAAGGGCCCATCGGGCAGCGGATGGATCAActggcgccggcagcacAAGGGCCCGCTGCACGAAGTTCTGCGAGACGTGGAGGGGTGGAATCTGTATCGGGAGAACCTTCTGCGAAAGAACGCCTCCGTCGTGCCGCAAACCTACGAGGACTTCCTGAAGCAACCCGAGCAGCAGAAAGCAGCTGCGACGTCCAAGTGGTCGGCCTGGCGCCGCATTCACAGAGGCCCCCTGGTGACGGTTCTGGCGGACAGCGAGGGCTGGGAGCTGTACGTGAACATGATGGAGAAGGCTGGTCATAAGATCAGCACATCTTACGCCGAGTGGCGCTCGTCCGCGCAGATCCacagagggcgcgccgctcgcgaatggcgagcgtggcggcggctgaACAAGGGCCCCCTTGCGACCGTCCTCGCGAATCCCGAAGGCTGGATGCTTTACAAAGCATGGACATCCGGCTCAAACAACCGGTTCTCCGCCGAGACGTACGAGGAGTGGTGCCTCCAGAAAGAGAAGGGACGCGAGTGGCGCGAGTGGCGAGCCAAGCACCCAGGCCAGCTGCGAACGGTtctcgcggacgccgagggcTGGGAGCTCTTTAAGAAGTACAATGAAGCTCGAAACCGTCCAGTGCCCGCCAGCTACAGTGAGTGGCTGGAGCaaccgcagcagcagcagcaaatGGATAAAGACGCGTGGCTCGCCTGGCGCGAAAACCAAGCGGGCAACCTCGCCGAGGTCCTCGCAGATCCGGAGGGATGGAAGCTGTTCCGCAAGATGAAGGAAGCAGCTAAGGAACCCATTCCGGCGTCCTACGCGGAGTGGCTCAAATCTGAGAACGCATCTGTCAATGGTGTCTACAAGGCGTAA